The Erinaceus europaeus chromosome 6, mEriEur2.1, whole genome shotgun sequence sequence GTCACGAGCTAGAGAGCGGGGAGCCATGTCTGCCTCCAGTTCTGTCAGCACCGGGAATCCATGGGTGGTAGAGGCACTTGCCCTCTGTCTGACCCTCGGCCGGGAGGCGGCTCAACAGCATCTGTGCATGCAGCTCTGGGGCTGTTTCCCAGCACCGCACTAGACTTCAAGTGCTCCACACGCTGACTGGCGTTAAACAAACTGCTTCGTGTTTGCAGAACCGTAAAAATGATGAAGCCTCTTATGAGAAAATGCTTAAGCTGCGTCGGGATCTAAGCCGAGCTGTTACGATTCTGGAGATGatcaaaaggagagagaagagcaaaCGGGAGCTGCTGCACTTAACACTGGAAATTATGGAAAAGAGGTGAAGACATGGTCATAGCAGAGGGAGGACGGTGGGCCCCGTGCTATCAGCCCTGTGGAGCTGGCTTATCCCTcagcagctgtctgtctcttaaTAGCAGACACtgggttgttttttcttttttaagaatttatttattcactataaagataaggaaagaaccagatatcactctggtacatatgctgtcagggattgaacttgggacctcatggttgagaatccagtgctttatccactgcgccacctcccagaccatgcagACACTGTTTAAGTGTGtagtgcctctttttttttttttccctaaaattaaGTGACTGAATTCACTAAAATGAAAATATGCTAGGggacagaggtagatagcataatggttctgcaaagaaacttttcatgcttgaggctccaaagtcccaagttcagtccctcacaccatcataagctagagctgagcagtgctctggatggatatatatatatatatatgccagttaCTTCCACTGTGAAATCTTTTCCTTTGAGTTGTGTGTAGGGCTGTGAAGGAAATTTTGTCAGaaagcttttgttttttatttcctaaatggtaagtgattatttttttaaacactggATTTTTTTAATACACAAGTATGGGGATGTGGGCCCATAACCTTAGCACTCAGCCATTCAGCAGGTTACATTTCATGCCTCATTGTCtcttggtcccaggttcaatccctggcaccaccataagctgagcagtactcgggtaataactaaaagaaaataagtattatatttattgatttaagaaaaaaattagttttataatataatgtaatttaAATTAACAGGAAATTTTTTCAGCACTACTCTAGACATTAATTTCAGCATACTCGCCACGATTTCCACCAGAGTTGCTACGTTAAAGTCCCAGCCTTtggcttgggaggtggctcagcagtggaGCAAGTGCCGTACACATGAGGAGGTCCTAGGTTTGGTCCCCGACAGTACACCAAAcaagaagaacaaaaacaaatcaaatatCATAAAATACCAGAAGGGTACTTTTggcctctcaattaaaaaaaagtcatctgtTTATGGTGTCAAAAtaaaaacaatccaaaaattaaaggaagggagaaaaagaattgTGTAATCTTTAGTAAGTATTCAGCAGATCAAGTTAAAGAACGATCTTGGGTCTAGTCAGTGTTTGTAACCGTGTGAGCTGTGAGACACAGGCTAGTCACAGTATGCACACCACGTTGTAGAGAACTAATGTTTTTCGCCCTGTCTTTGTGATTTCAGGTATAATTTGGGTGACTACAATGGAGAGGTCATGTCTGAGGTTATGGCCCAGAGACAGCCGGTGAAACCTACTCACACAGTCCCCATTGTCCCAGTGACCAACAGCAGTCAGTTTAAGCGTCAGGAAGCCATGGACATGAAGGACTTTAAAGTTAACAAGGTGATCATTTCTGTGATACATGGAATGGTAGTTTTATCATTAGaatcaaagtgaaagagaaaaatattttatataaaacctTGTCACAAGCCCATAGTTCTGGTATATGGTGAAGAAAAGCCAAAATTAGtcatttagttttattttcctGTTACCTGCTCATAAAAGGAAGCCAGTGTTGCCATGTCTGATAAAGGCGTGCTCCACTAGTCATGGGATCATGGAGTATTGAAGTGACCAGAGCCGCAGGCGGCAGAAGGATGTGAGGTCCTACCTGACCGACCTGATATGTTGTCATGATTCCCCTCGTCATGTCTGCACGCACCGCACTTAACTGCCAGGGCACTCGAAGAGAACGTTCTGGCATCTCTTGAGTTGCTTTTGATGTAAATAATGGTTTAGATGTGCAACTATATACTAATCAGTATTAGCCAAACATTTCACAATTTCAGAATAAAAATAGGAGGGGGGGTCTCTGTTGAGTGAAGGGAGCTAAAGCAGGTTGAGCAAAACAACTAACTACCGTCTTAGAAAACGGACGTCTTGGAGaggtgcttcatttttttttggtGTGAAATTTTTCTTGGGAAACGGTTATCTGCAGACTGTCATTGCCACAGGGCTGCAGCTTCAGGTCTCCCCAGGACAGATGTCAGCATACCTCACCGTCCCCACGGGGCCCTGGCTCCTCAACTCCTTTCTGACACATTGGATCTGCTGAAATAGACCACAGTTTATTCATATTCCGTCCTCCTTTTGTTTCTTAAATGCCACCCTCGCGTGGCATCGTTGGTTATAATGGGAGTTTTTAACTCAGTATCCCGCCCCCGCTTGGTAGACTGCTTTCGCGTTACCCTTCCAGCCTTTATATTTCAGGATTATATGTCTTACTTGGTCTTCAGGAGAATGGAGAGACCAGTGCACCACTTAGCTGTAGCATTtggaggtgccagggattgaacttaggccCTCTGGTCTTGGGAATGCAAGTTCAGTGCTCAGCCACTGAGCTCTGTGCCCAGGCACAAGACTCAAGTCTTTGAGTTGCCTGTTTTTAGACCTTTCTGTAGACATGTCAGAAATGTGAACTCACACGAGATACTGCCATGGGGCTTTTCCCATTATCTtgatagtttgtttgttttaatcttgATGGTTTTGCTGAAGTCTTCAGTACTTGAGCTCTAAACTTGAGTAAGGTTAAGGTACTAGTGCAGTCTTAAGAGCGCTGTTCTTTCACTTTGAACAGCATCCTGTGTGACATCACCCTCATAGACCAACCTCTAAGACAAACCATGAACAGACACTGTCGTTGAAAGCACTAGCCTTAACTTTTAGGCTCTGCTCAGACTAGCAGGTCCGTCGTACACGGCTCCCAGTGTCTAGTTAAGCTGTGGCCTTGTTGCAGCAGGATAAAGCCGACCTCGCCCTCGCCCGGCCTAAGCGCAAATACGAGAAGAAGCCCAAAGTCTCGCCGTCGTCTGCTGCGGCTCCTCCTCAGCAGACGAGCCCTGCCACCCTGCCGGCCTTCAGCGCTAAAGACCTGAACCAGTATGACTTCCCCAGCTCCGACGAAGAGCCCCTTTCCCAGGTAGGGATGCCGAGCACTCCTCTGGACTAAGAGAGGGAGCGCAGGAAGCTACGTGTCTCCACTCACTTCACCTCCCTTGCAGGTTTTGTCCGGCTCTTCGGAAGCGGAGGAAGAGAACGACCCTGACGGTCCTTTTGCTTTCCGGAGGAGAGCGGGCTGTCAGTACTACGCTGTAAGTCTCGGCCTCTCTTCTTCAGCATCAGACTGACTGCCTGACTTTAAGGGATGTAATAAATTAATTTGCATTTTCCTCTAAGCCTCACTTAGACCAAACTGGCAACTGGCCTTGGGCTAGTCCTGAAGACGGCGGATTAGGGGACGTGCGGTATAGATACTGCTTAACCACGCTCACTGTACCCCAAAGGTGCATCGGCCTTGCACGGAGACGGCTTGGGCGTGGAGGAAGGTGAGGCGTTTCTGTGTCCTGGCAGGTGAGGTCTGAGGTTAGGGTTAGCGAGAACTCAAGACTACAGTGTAAAGGGAGATCATCTTTCTAAAGAACTtactggaggggccaggtggtggcgcacctagttgagcacacatgttatgttACGAtattcagggacccaggttctagcccctggtccccacctgcaggagggaagctttgtgagtggtgaagcagggctgcaggtgtctctgtctttctccctctctatctccccctcccctctcaatttctgactgtctctgtccaacacataaagataataaaaaagaacttatttGACCCAGCGTGCTATTCATCACTGATTTTTACTGAACTCTCCacacttcttttctttattattacattttttatatttattttcccttgtgttgcccttttttattgttgtagttattgttgttgatgtcatctttgttagataagacagagaaaatggagagaggcggggaaaacggggagagaaagacagacacctgcagacctgcttcactgcctgtgaagtgactccccacctgcagggggctcgaacgggtATCCTGaaatgctactgcctgacccccttacactgtttttttttttttttaagattttatttatttattaatgagaaagataggagagaaagaaagaaccagacatcactgtggtacatgtgctgccggggattgaactcaggactccatgcttgagagtccgatgctttatccactgcgccacctccctgaccaccctTACACTGTTCTTAAGGTATATTATTCCCATCTTTAGTAGGATCACTGTAAAGTAAAAGTTTTTATCAGAAACTGAGGCTTTAGATTCTAGAGCTAAATACTATAGTAACCAAGTTTATAGTATTTTCACGTTCAGTGTGAGGCTCCGAGCCTGAGGGAGGGGTGCATAAGAAAGCATTTCTACAGTGTCTGAACAGCTATTGTTTTCTGCTTTGCTTTTCACAGGGTCTTGCTAGATAGAGCTTACTCGCACTACGACAGTGTATTTCGACAGCTGGATTTGGACACGCTTTCCTCACCGCGACATTCTCCAGTCAATCAGTTTGCCATTACCTCAGAAACAAATACCTCGGACAAATCTTTCTCTAAAGACCTCAGTCAGATCCTAGTCAATATCAAATC is a genomic window containing:
- the EPC1 gene encoding enhancer of polycomb homolog 1 isoform X6, which codes for MSKLSFRARALDASKPLPVFRCEDLPDLHEYASINRAVPQMPTGMEKEEESEHHLQRAISAQQVYGEKRDNMVIPVPEAESNIAYYESIYPGEFKMPKQLIHIQPFSLDTEQPDYDLDSEDEVFVNKLKKKMDICPLQFEEMIDRLEKGSGQQSVSPQEAKLLLKEDDELIREVYEYWIKKRKTCRGPSLIPSVKQEKRDGSSTNDPYVAFRRRTEKMQTRKNRKNDEASYEKMLKLRRDLSRAVTILEMIKRREKSKRELLHLTLEIMEKRYNLGDYNGEVMSEVMAQRQPVKPTHTVPIVPVTNSSQFKRQEAMDMKDFKVNKQDKADLALARPKRKYEKKPKVSPSSAAAPPQQTSPATLPAFSAKDLNQYDFPSSDEEPLSQVLSGSSEAEEENDPDGPFAFRRRAGCQYYAPHLDQTGNWPWASPEDGGLGDVRYRYCLTTLTVPQRCIGLARRRLGRGGRVLLDRAYSHYDSVFRQLDLDTLSSPRHSPVNQFAITSETNTSDKSFSKDLSQILVNIKSCRWRHFRPRTPSLHDSDSDELSCRRLCRSLNRAGPAQPGTQMCSTSTQSRSGGGPAHLAAVITLRLTSRAVFPPESTP